Part of the Vicugna pacos chromosome 3, VicPac4, whole genome shotgun sequence genome is shown below.
ATGGCTTTGTAATTTCATATTTGATAGCAAGTCAATAAAGCTGACAATAAACAGTccaacaataattttttaaaataccgaGTGGTAAACGCTCTTCTTAGTTGCGAAAGAGTCAATTACTCAGACAGCCTGAAGATTTCACTGAAGTCAgtaaaaaattatatgaaattaattGTTCCATGTTTAAAATCCTCATTGTATTTTCCTTGAAGTGATAATAATGCATACAAAAGGGCTgataaagaaataatagaaagTCCCAGTAAGACAAGCTTCATTATAAGCTAAACATAAAAGAGACACACAGCATTctgcttgcttttcttttcaaaaaataccATGGCCCCTTATCAAGTGGAAGAGCACTACTTagaccagtggttcccaaactttgGTGTGCACAAGGCTCattaaaatgcaggttcctggACCCTGTTCCCAGACTCCGAGCTCACATTCCTGAGTCTgatgaatctgcatttttaaacaaGATCCACAATGATTTTGATGAGGTGGTACAAGAACCCCAGAGACCATTCAAATTCTACTGTCCAGTCCTAACTGGCTACCAGTGGTTGGACACCTGATTCTGGACCTCTCCCTCAGCTCTCTAGTATCCTCATTATAAAGCCAGTCAATTGGACTGATCATCTCTGAGGGCCCTTAAGCCCTAACAAGGCTGTGACTGACCCCACATGTAAAAGAAATGTAGTTTCAGCTAAGAACTTAGTCTTCATGCCAAGACTAGGTTTTGCAAATCACTGagtttctgtcttttccttctgAAAAGTCTGCTTCTGTCAGTTTCATTTCTGGGAGCACCTGAGCAGAGGAATTCTGAAACTGACTTCTCTGTTAATTTGGGGCACTTTCCTTATGCAAACAGGGAAGCTCCCAGCAATCCTGAGAGGCGCTGCAAATACATGGTATGTGGTGAGACCTCTGGTTATAGAACACCATTAACATCCCTGTAACGTTGAGCAGGCTCCAAATCCTCCAGCACAACTTCCGTTGGAAGACCTGGAAAACTCAATAGGAGGTTTTAACGCTTGTTGAACTTGAAGAGTAAGAGCTGGATTTCCTAGAGAATTTCTTTGATGTGAGGGATACTTGCATCCGCTTTACGGTACGGACACTCCTGCAAAGAAGGGCATTCTTTGCATGATCCCTGAAGTCTTGTGAAACGAAGTAATAGACAAAAGGGTCAATGCAGCTGTTGAGGGTGGAGAGGCAGAGGGCAACGATGTACAGGGCGTAGACGTGGCTCTGGCCCCAGTTTTTAATCAGGAAGTAGTGCACCACGAGCAGAAGGTTGCTGGGAGTGAAGCAGATGAGGTACATGGCCAGGACAGTGATGATGAGCTTGATAGCCCTCTGCCTCTTCTTTCCCGAGTTTTCGTCCATGGTGGAAGACCGGAGTGTCCTGATCATCAGCACGTAAGCAGAGGCTGTGAGGAAGGCGGGGAACAGAAAGACTCCAATGGCCAAAGAGAGGAAGTAATTGAACATGTCCCCCACCAACACCTCCTCAGGCAGAACATCATGACAGGTGGTGATGTTAAGGGCGGGGATGTTGATGGTCTGCTTCACCACGTACAAGGGGATGGTCACCAGCAGGATCAGGAGCCATATTCCCAGAGAGACACCAATGGCAATGTTTGCCTTCTTCCTGGGGTGCACCATGGGGTTCACGATGACCCAGTACCTCTGTACGCTGAGGCAGGTCATGAAGAGGATGGAACAGTACATGTTGCCATAGAAAAAGCCAATGAGGACCTTGCAAAGAGATTCCCCATAAATCCAGTTGTTGCCATGTATGTGGTAGGCGATCTTCAGAGGGAACCAGATAATAGAGAGGAGGTCTGCCAAGGCCAGATTGGCCATGTAAATCACAGCGGGGTGCTTCTTCTTTGTTCGGAAAAGAAAGACCCACAGGGCCATGCCATTACTCGGCAAACCGACCACAAATACGATCGTGTAGACAATGGGGAGAAAGACAGTGGTCAGTTTGCCAGTGAGGACGGAGGTAGAAAACTCATCCACGGAGAAGCCGGGTAACACTGTCACTCCTTTCCCTGTGATGTGAGGTGGGCTATCAGCCTTACCAATGAGACTTCTTCCTTTAGAGGGTCTACTGTTTCCTGTACGAGAAAGGCAAGGCAGATAAGGGTCATTACAGAAATCAGAGTTTCAGCAGGAATGCTGGTTTGTGCAAATAAAAGtatgttattttcttcttttttttttttctttacaaccagtatttttttttaattggagggcTGTCAAATATATCTGGAATATAACACTGATTTCTATGCATCTCGAAAAAACTGACAGTATTTCCACTTCTTTTTACAAGCTGTCCACACTCATGAGTTCTTAACTGTTCTTCTAAAGGCCATCTATGTTTCTCTGACCGCAAGACAGGATCTATTCCTGAGCCCAAAGTCCAACCAGTGAGATTCCCAGGGGAACAAGAGATAATTCCTCTCCAGCCACAAGGACAGCCTCCGTGGGCAGGGATGCGCCGCTCCTGTGTGGGCTCCATGGAAACCTCCCCACGACGGCCAGCTGGCAGGCCAGCCTTCAGCCTCCAGGTCACTAACAGTGGGTACACTATCTGTGTTCAGACAAAGTTGTATTCTGACTTTCAAGCAAGTACCAGGTAAGCTTTAACAACTTCTACTCTCATCCCTGTATCATGAATGCAACTTTACAGACCACAAAAGCGTGGCATagccccctcctgccccagccaaGTGCTCGTGGACCAGCAGAGGAAAACGGAGGGACAATCTGAGGACACGGCAGGACCTTAGTTTAATCTAGGGGAACAGTAGCCCTTCACCACGGCCTCACAGTATCCAGGGAGGAGGTTAAACCTGCTCACGAGTATATCTGATAATTTGTACACTGAGTTATCATTTTTTCCTCTTCCACCTTTGTACACATATTCAGCAAGATGATTCATTACTATGAAGGCTTCCCTATTAAGAATTAACAGtgagggggagggtaatagct
Proteins encoded:
- the F2RL1 gene encoding proteinase-activated receptor 2, whose amino-acid sequence is MRSLSAAWLLGGAILLAASASCNRTVLGNSRPSKGRSLIGKADSPPHITGKGVTVLPGFSVDEFSTSVLTGKLTTVFLPIVYTIVFVVGLPSNGMALWVFLFRTKKKHPAVIYMANLALADLLSIIWFPLKIAYHIHGNNWIYGESLCKVLIGFFYGNMYCSILFMTCLSVQRYWVIVNPMVHPRKKANIAIGVSLGIWLLILLVTIPLYVVKQTINIPALNITTCHDVLPEEVLVGDMFNYFLSLAIGVFLFPAFLTASAYVLMIRTLRSSTMDENSGKKRQRAIKLIITVLAMYLICFTPSNLLLVVHYFLIKNWGQSHVYALYIVALCLSTLNSCIDPFVYYFVSQDFRDHAKNALLCRSVRTVKRMQVSLTSKKFSRKSSSYSSSSTSVKTSY